A genomic region of Rhipicephalus sanguineus isolate Rsan-2018 chromosome 3, BIME_Rsan_1.4, whole genome shotgun sequence contains the following coding sequences:
- the LOC125757862 gene encoding acetylcholinesterase-like — translation MEYRYSVPAYCAPEFLRALTNSIMAQMGANLSRDSLQDIQTRDLACVVVSIVSIALILVSIHAVAMASSSENKDVAVEGHFGSVRGSVTIIAGVLVSSFLGVPYADRNTLRFAAPVPWHRKLYQFDATSPAPACAQTNDKKDGMNDSTSEDCLHLNVWAPTCGGRICPGNLTIVIFFHGGFFQTGGNNDPYHDGGILAAMGGVMVVVPNWRLGLLGFVSMATADSPLNVGFLDQVEAFQWVRRNAGPFGGNVSDIVIAAQGSGASALGYHLFAYDGSLPGVRKLLFMSESPFTRYPMYGYNRAADQKRAILARLLCDEGAEKDTWLQCLRSLPVQALFKTPPGALRSLPTFFPILPIMWNPIMWKKFTPSGLSVLIGFSDDEAPAISENFASYLNFNLQDSERSASSVLTLLGIPQEEAAEVALNYSKTQSPGHEKWAQELLSDIVVVCPVRLFAEQLHALGNRVHTYVFHGSDVTSVRSVGREDIARIFFGYAISQGSTHYLVPVRERYALRGHEER, via the exons ATGGAATACCGGTACAGCGTTCCCGCATATTGCGCGCCGGAGTTCTTGAGAGCGCTCACCAACTCGATAATGGCTCAGATGGGGGCCAATCTGAGCAGGGACTCTTT GCAAGACATCCAGACCAGAGACCTGGCGTGCGTGGTGGTCAGCATCGTGTCCATCGCACTGATACTTGTTTCCATCCACGCGGTGGCGATGGCCAGTAGTTCCGAGAACAAGGACGTTGCGGTGGAGGGTCACTTCGGAAGCGTCCGCGGCAGCGTCACCATCATCGCCGGTGTGCTTGTCAGCTCGTTCCTGGGTGTGCCGTACGCCGATCGAAACACGCTGCGCTTCGCCGCGCCCGTGCCTTGGCACAGGAAACTGTATCAGTTCGATGCCACCTCGCCAGCGCCTGCCTGCGCCCAGACCAACGACAAGAAAG atggAATGAACGACAGCACGTCCGAAGACTGTCTGCACCTGAACGTCTGGGCGCCGACATGTGGTGGTCGAATCTGCCCGGGCAACCTGACCATCGTCATCTTCTTTCACGGTGGCTTCTTTCAG ACTGGCGGCAACAACGACCCGTACCACGACGGCGGGATTCTGGCAGCCATGGGAGGAGTGATGGTCGTGGTTCCCAACTGGCGTCTGGGCCTGCTGGGTTTCGTCAGCATGGCGACCGCAGATTCGCCGCTTAACGTGGGCTTCCTCGACCAGGTCGAGGCGTTCCAGTGGGTGAGGCGCAACGCGGGGCCATTCGGCGGCAACGTCTCGGACATCGTGATCGCTGCACAGGGCTCCGGCGCGTCGGCGCTCGGCTACCACCTCTTCGCTTACGATGGATCGCTGCCAGGCGTACGGAAACTCCTCTTCATGAGCGAGAGCCCGTTTACCAG GTACCCAATGTACGGGTACAACCGTGCAGCGGACCAGAAAAGGGCGATCCTGGCCCGACTACTGTGCGACGAAGGCGCAGAGAAGGACACGTGGCTGCAGTGTTTGCGCAGCCTGCCCGTACAGGCACTGTTCAAGACGCCACCAGGAGCTTTGCGCAGTCTTCCAACGTTCTTCCCCATCCTTCCTATCATGTGGAACCCCATCATGTGGAAGAAGTTCACG CCATCTGGACTGAGTGTTCTTATTGGCTTCTCCGATGATGAGGCACCCGCCATTTCGGAAAACTTCGCCAGCTATCTGAACTTCAACCTGCAAGACAGTGAGAGATCGGCCAGCTCTGTTCTCACGTTGCTTGGAATCCCGCAGGAGGAGGCCGCCGAGGTCGCCCTTAATTACTCCAAG ACGCAGAGCCCTGGACATGAGAAGTGGGCGCAGGAACTTCTGAGCGACATCGTCGTAGTCTGCCCAGTGCGGCTGTTCGCAGAACAGCTGCATGCCCTCGGTAATCGCGTGCACACTTACGTGTTCCATGGCAGCGACGTGACGAGTGTTCGAAGCGTCGGCAGGGAGGACATCGCCCGAATCTTCTTCGGCTACGCCATTTCGCAGGG GTCAACCCACtatctcgtgcccgtgcgcgagaggtaTGCGTTGCGCGGTCATGAGGAGCGctag